One genomic window of Mustela lutreola isolate mMusLut2 chromosome 14, mMusLut2.pri, whole genome shotgun sequence includes the following:
- the SEMA4A gene encoding semaphorin-4A: protein MALPAPGRDPWSLLGLLLSQLLLAVPLPLTAGGGGQEPMPRITYRAGEGPRALSLFHQKGLQDFDTLLLSDDGGTLYVGAREAILALDIQDPGMPKLKNMIPWPASDRKKSECAFKKKSNETQCFNFIRVLVSFNATHLYTCGTFAFSPACTFIELRDSYLLPISEDKVVEGKGQSPFDPAHKHTAVLTDGMLYSGTMNNFLGSEPILIRTLGPQPVLKTDNFLRWLQPDASFVAAIPSTHFVYFFFEETASEFEFFEKLHTSRVARVCKNDVGGDKLLQKKWTTFLKAQLLCSQPGQLPFNVIRHAVLLPAAASAEPLVYATFSSQWQIGGTRSSAVCAFALKDIKRVFEGKYKELNKETSRWTTYGVPEISPRPGSCSVGPSSDKALTFMKDHFLMDEQVVGTPLLVKSGVEYTRLAVETAQGADGHSHLVLYLGTTTGALHKAVVSGDSGAHLVEEIQLFLDPEPVRNLLLAPEQGAVFAGFSGGIWRIPRANCSIYESCVDCVLARDPHCAWDPESRTCRLVPSSIPRSWRQDTEQGNPGWACATGPMGRSRQPQGRPQIIKEVQAAPNSILELPCPHLSALASYRWTHGAAEIPEASSAVYNGSLVLLLQGGVGGLYQCWATENSFSHPVVSYWVHSQDQPLALDPELAGIPRERVDAPLTRVGAGAALAAQRSYWPHFLTVTVLLALVLSGALLLLLASPLGALRARGKVQGCGTLPPGEKAPLSREQHLQPPKGCRTSASDVDADNHPPGTEVA, encoded by the exons atggcCCTCCCAGCCCCGGGCCGGGACCCCTGGAGCCTCCTGGGccttctcctctcccagctgctcCTGGCGGTGCCGCTCCCGCTGACTGCAGGGGGCGGAGGGCAGGAGCCCATGCCCAGGATCACCTACCGCGCAG GGGAGGGACCCAGGGCGCTCAGCCTCTTCCACCAGAAGGGCCTCCAGGATTTCGACACCCTGCTCCTGAGCGATGACGGAGGCACTCTCTATGTGGGGGCTCGAGAGGCCATTCTGGCCTTGGATATCCAGGACCCAGGGATGCCCAAGCTGAAGAACATG ATCCCCTGGCCGGCCAGTGACCGGAAAAAGAGTGAATGCGCCTTTAAGAAGAAGAGCAATGAG aCACAGTGCTTCAACTTTATCCGCGTCTTGGTCTCTTTCAACGCCACCCACCTGTACACCTGCGGCACCTTTGCCTTCAGCCCTGCTTGTACCTTCATT GAACTCCGAGATTCCTACCTGTTGCCCATCTCCGAGGACAAGGTTGTGGAGGGGAAAGGCCAGAGCCCTTTTGACCCTGCCCATAAGCACACGGCTGTCTTGACAG ATGGGATGCTCTATTCTGGCACCATGAACAACTTCCTGGGCAGCGAGCCCATCCTGATCCGCACGCTGGGACCCCAGCCCGTCCTCAAGACCGACAATTTTCTTCGTTGGTTGCAGC cGGACGCCTCCTTCGTGGCCGCCATCCCTTCCACGCACTTCGTGTACTTCTTCTTCGAGGAGACGGCCAGCGAGTTCGAGTTCTTCGAGAAGCTCCACACGTCGCGGGTGGCCAGAGTCTGCAAG AACGACGTGGGCGGGGACAAGCTGCTGCAGAAGAAGTGGACCACCTTCCTGAAGGCCCAGCTGCTGTGCTCCCAGCCGGGGCAGCTGCCCTTCAACGTCATCCGCCACGCTGTCCTGCtgcccgccgccgcctccgccgaGCCTCTCGTCTACGCGACCTTCAGCTCTCAGTG GCAGATCGGTGGGACCAGGAGCTCTGCTGTCTGTGCCTTCGCTCTCAAGGACATCAAGCGTGTCTTTGAGGGGAAGTACAAGGAGTTGAACAAAGAGACATCACGCTGGACTACTTATGGGGTCCCCGAGATCAGTCCCCGGCCAGGCAGC TGCTCTGTGGGCCCCTCCTCCGACAAAGCCTTGACCTTCATGAAGGACCATTTCCTGATGGACGAGCAGGTGGTGGGGACACCCCTGCTGGTGAAGTCTGGTGTGGAGTACACGAGGCTTGCGGTGGAGACAGCCCAGGGTGCCGACGGGCACAGCCATCTGGTCCTGTACCTGGGCACCA CCACAGGGGCCCTCCACAAGGCTGTGGTGAGTGGGGACAGCGGTGCTCATCTGGTGGAGGAGATCCAGCTGTTCCTCGATCCGGAACCTGTCCGCAACCTGCTGCTGGCCCCCGAGCAG GGTGCAGTGTTTGCAGGCTTCTCAGGGGGCATCTGGAGGATTCCCCGAGCCAACTGCAGCATCTATGAGAGCTGCGTGGACTGTGTCCTGGCCCGGGACCCCCACTGTGCCTGGGACCCCGAGTCCAGAACCTGCCGCCTGGTGCCCAGCTCCATCCC GAGGTCCTGGAGACAGGACACGGAGCAAGGGAACCCAGGGTGGGCTTGCGCCACTGGCCCCATGGGCAGGAGCCGCCAGCCCCAGGGTCGCCCCCAAATCA TTAAAGAAGTCCAGGCTGCGCCCAACTCCATCCTGgagctcccctgcccccacctctcgGCCTTGGCCTCATACCGCTGGACTCACGGTGCAGCTGAGATTCCAGAAGCGTCTTCCGCGGTCTACAACGGCTCCctggtgctgctgctgcagggCGGGGTAGGAGGCCTGTACCAGTGCTGGGCCACAGAGAACAGCTTCTCTCACCCCGTGGTCTCCTACTGGGTGCACAGCCAGGACCAGCCCCTGGCCCTGGACCCCGAGCTGGCAGGCATCCCCCGGGAGCGTGTGGATGCCCCACTGACCAGGGTTGGGGCTGGTGCCGCCCTGGCTGCCCAGCGGTCCTACTGGCCCCACTTCCTCACAGTCACTGTGCTCCTGGCCTTAGTGCTTTCAggggccctcctcctcctccttgcctCCCCGCTGGGGGCGCTCCGAGCCCGGGGCAAGGTGCAGGGCTGTGGGACCCTGCCTCCAGGGGAGAAGGCCCCCCTGAGTCGGGAGCAGCACCTCCAGCCTCCCAAGGGATGCAGGACCTCTGCCAGCGATGTGGACGCTGACAACCACCCCCCGGGCACAGAGGTGGCGTAG
- the SLC25A44 gene encoding solute carrier family 25 member 44 isoform X2, translating into MEDKRNIQIIEWEHLDKKKFYVFGVAMTMMIRVSVYPFTLIRTRLQVQKGKSLYHGTFDAFVKILRADGVTGLYRGFLVNTFTLISGQCYVTTYELTRKFVADYSQSNTVKSLVAGGSASLVAQSITVPIDVVSQHLMMQRKGERMGRFQVRASPQGRGVVAFGQTKDIIKQILRADGLRGFYRGYVASLLTYIPNSAVWWPFYHFYAEQLSYLCPKECPHIVFQAVSGPLAAATASVLTNPMDVIRTRVQVEGKSSIILTFRQLMAEEGPWGLMKGLSARIISATPSTIVIVVGYESLKKLSLRPELVDSRHW; encoded by the exons ATGGAGGACAAACGCAACATCCAGATCATCGAGTGGGAGCACCTGGACAAGAAGAAGTTCTACGTGTTTGGGGTGGCCATGACCATGATGATCCGCGTCAGCGTCTACCCGTTCACCCTCATCCGCACCCGGCTGCAGGTCCAGAAAGGCAAGAGCCTCTACCACGGGACCTTCGATGCCTTCGTCAAGATCCTGCGAGCCGACGGCGTGACTGGCCTCTACCGGGGCTTCCTGGTCAACACCTTCACGCTCATCTCCGGCCAGTGCTACGTCACCACGTACGAGCTCACCCGGAAGTTTGTCGCTGACTACAGCCAGAGCAACACGGTCAAGTCACTGGTGGCCGGCGGCTCGGCCTCCCTTGTGGCGCAGAGCATCACGGTGCCCATCGATGTGGTGTCCCAGCACCTGATGATGCAGCGCAAGGGCGAGAGAATGGGCCGCTTCCAAGTGCGAGCAAGCCCCCAGGGACGAGGGGTGGTAGCCTTTGGCCAAACCAAGGACATCATCAAACAGATCCTGCGGGCTGACGGGCTCCGAGGCTTCTACCGGGGGTACGTGGCGTCACTGCTTACCTACATCCCAAACAGTGCTGTCTGGTGGCCCTTCTATCACTTCTATGCAG AACAGCTCTCATACCTCTGTCCTAAGGAGTGCCCGCACATCGTCTTCCAGGCTGTCTCGGGACCCCTGGCTGCGGCCACTGCCTCCGTCCTCACCAACCCCATGGACGTCATCCGCACCCGAGTGCAG GTGGAAGGCAAGAGCTCCATCATCCTGACCTTCAGACAGCTGATGGCGGAAGAGGGGCCCTGGGGCCTCATGAAGGGCCTCTCGGCCAGAATCATCTCAGCTACGCCCTCCACCATCGTCATCGTGGTGGGCTACGAGAGCCTCAAGAAGCTGAGCCTCCGGCCGGAGCTGGTCGACTCCCGACACTGGTAA
- the SLC25A44 gene encoding solute carrier family 25 member 44 isoform X4 — MEDKRNIQIIEWEHLDKKKFYVFGVAMTMMIRVSVYPFTLIRTRLQVQKGKSLYHGTFDAFVKILRADGVTGLYRGFLVNTFTLISGQCYVTTYELTRKFVADYSQSNTVKSLVAGGSASLVAQSITVPIDVVSQHLMMQRKGERMGRFQVRASPQGRGVVAFGQTKDIIKQILRADGLRGFYRGYVASLLTYIPNSAVWWPFYHFYAEQLSYLCPKECPHIVFQAVSGPLAAATASVLTNPMDVIRTRVQLKESSPAPRPRKQNLNLGVSQTGGRGCGVKL; from the exons ATGGAGGACAAACGCAACATCCAGATCATCGAGTGGGAGCACCTGGACAAGAAGAAGTTCTACGTGTTTGGGGTGGCCATGACCATGATGATCCGCGTCAGCGTCTACCCGTTCACCCTCATCCGCACCCGGCTGCAGGTCCAGAAAGGCAAGAGCCTCTACCACGGGACCTTCGATGCCTTCGTCAAGATCCTGCGAGCCGACGGCGTGACTGGCCTCTACCGGGGCTTCCTGGTCAACACCTTCACGCTCATCTCCGGCCAGTGCTACGTCACCACGTACGAGCTCACCCGGAAGTTTGTCGCTGACTACAGCCAGAGCAACACGGTCAAGTCACTGGTGGCCGGCGGCTCGGCCTCCCTTGTGGCGCAGAGCATCACGGTGCCCATCGATGTGGTGTCCCAGCACCTGATGATGCAGCGCAAGGGCGAGAGAATGGGCCGCTTCCAAGTGCGAGCAAGCCCCCAGGGACGAGGGGTGGTAGCCTTTGGCCAAACCAAGGACATCATCAAACAGATCCTGCGGGCTGACGGGCTCCGAGGCTTCTACCGGGGGTACGTGGCGTCACTGCTTACCTACATCCCAAACAGTGCTGTCTGGTGGCCCTTCTATCACTTCTATGCAG AACAGCTCTCATACCTCTGTCCTAAGGAGTGCCCGCACATCGTCTTCCAGGCTGTCTCGGGACCCCTGGCTGCGGCCACTGCCTCCGTCCTCACCAACCCCATGGACGTCATCCGCACCCGAGTGCAG CTCAAAGAGAGCTCCCCGGCACCTCGTCCGAGGAAGCAGAATCTGAATCTGGGTGTGTCACAGACGGGTGGCAGGGGCTGCGGTGTGAAGCTTTAG